A single Glycine soja cultivar W05 chromosome 14, ASM419377v2, whole genome shotgun sequence DNA region contains:
- the LOC114384103 gene encoding cation/H(+) antiporter 20-like has protein sequence MPTLESVASIGLLFSLFLVGLELDLHSIRWSGRKAFCIVPVGISLPFICGIGVAVILRKIVDGADKARFLQFLVFMGVALSIIAFPMLMRIIAELKLLTTRMGETAMAAVAFNDVVAWILLALAGDGGGHKIPLVFVWVLLSGLGFVVFMIVVIQPVMKVVSCKGENDTVDEIYVCLTLAGVLVYDFVTDLIGIHSIFGAFEFGLTVPKNGSFVRRLMERIEDFVLGLLLLLYFASSRLKTDVTTIHSGAAWGLLCLVIFTACARKILGTFMVAMFCMIPARESLTLVVLMNTKGMVDIDFEKEPIGTGKDGMHHQAIQ, from the exons ATGCCCACGCTTGAATCTGTAGCCAGCATAGGCCTTCTTTTTTCCCTCTTCCTTGTGGGTCTGGAGCTTGATCTCCACTCCATTCGCTGGAGCGGTCGAAAAGCATTCTGCATCGTCCCCGTCGGGATCTCTCTTCCTTTCATATGCGGCATCGGCGTTGCCGTCATCCTCCGCAAAATTGTGGACGGCGCTGACAAAGCCAGGTTCCTGCAGTTCCTTGTCTTCATGGGAGTCGCCCTTTCCATCATCGCATTCCCTATGCTCATGCGCATCATAGCGGAGCTCAAGCTCCTCACCACGCGCATGGGAGAGACCGCCATGGCCGCGGTGGCGTTCAACGATGTCGTCGCATGGATCCTACTCGCCCTCGCGGGAGATGGCGGAGGACACAAGATCCCCCTCGTGTTCGTCTGGGTTCTCCTCTCCGGCCTCGGGTTTGTCGTCTTCATGATTGTGGTTATTCAACCCGTGATGAAGGTTGTCTCTTGTAAGGGCGAAAACGACACCGTTGATGAGATTTATGTCTGTTTAACATTGGCGGGGGTGCTAGTGTACGATTTCGTAACTGACCTTATAGGGATTCATTCTATATTCGGGGCTTTTGAGTTCGGGTTAACGGTTCCAAAGAATGGGAGCTTCGTGAGGAGGTTGATGGAGAGGATCgaggattttgttttgggtttgttGCTACTGTTATACTTTGCCTCTAGCAGGTTGAAGACTGATGTAACTACTATTCATAGCGGTGCGGCGTGGGGGCTTCTTTGTCTGGTGATATTCACGGCGTGTGCTAGGAAGATTCTAGGGACTTTCATGGTGGCCATGTTTTGCATGATCCCTGCCAGAGAATCGCTCACGCTTGTTGTGCTCATGAACACCAAAGGAATG GTTGACATTGACTTTGAGAAGGAGCCAATTGGGACAGGGAAAGATGGCATGCACCATCAGGCTATTCAGTAA